A genomic region of Daphnia carinata strain CSIRO-1 chromosome 5, CSIRO_AGI_Dcar_HiC_V3, whole genome shotgun sequence contains the following coding sequences:
- the LOC130702851 gene encoding natural resistance-associated macrophage protein 2-like isoform X2, with product MSIAYLDPGNIESDLQSGVVAGYKLLWVLMTATIMGLLVQRLAIRLGMVTGLHLAEMCYKQYPKVPRLILWVMAEIAIIGSDIQEVIGTSLAIYILSDQAIPIWGGVLITVFDTFTFLLLDKYGLRKLELFFGFLITVMAITFGYEYVHDPPPQIEVIKGLFIPGCKGCGPEGVLRAVGIVGAVIMPHNLFLHSALVKSRKVDRKDKHSVQQANKYFFIESCIALFISFIINIFVVCVFAYGLFGKTNQDVQDLCANSTSSSSEQEIEEFFPANNETVDADIYRAGLFLGCKYGDAARYIWAVGILAAGQSSTMTGTYSGQFVMEGFLNLHWARWKRVLLTRTIAISPTLFLAIFADIQQLTSLNDYLNAVMSLQLPFALIPTLTFTSSPKIMGDFVNGLFNKILLAVLAVIVVGINLFFVVVTINESLPHHWAIYTAFGIFGILYMTLVGYLVLHLIDSFGGRCCSRLPGIAGLVDQNQYHLTKNEMTEASSLATIHSVGTRLSIDKNGLKHNGDDTNNRDNESRSCSLRGSHRGNLSASVHA from the exons ATGAGTATTGCTTATTTAGATCCAGGCAACATTGAATCTGATTTACAATCGGGAGTCGTGGCTGGCTACAAG TTACTGTGGGTGCTGATGACGGCAACGATCATGGGACTGTTGGTTCAACGTTTGGCTATCCGATTGGGGATGGTTACGGGCCTGCATTTGGCAGAGATGTGCTACAAACAATATCCGAAAGTGCCCCGCCTCATATTGTGGGTTATGGCCGAGATTGCGATTATTGGATCTGACATTCAGGAAGTCATCGGGACGTCACTGGCCATCTACATTCTCTCCGATCAAGC AATTCCCATTTGGGGAGGTGTCCTTATCACAGTCTTCGACACGTTTACGTTCTTGCTCCTGGACAAATATGGTTTACGCAAGTTGGAGCTTTTCTTCGGCTTCCTCATTACCGTCATGGCCATCACGTTTGGATATGAA TACGTTCATGATCCGCCGCCACAAATCGAAGTTATCAAAGGTCTCTTCATCCCGGGTTGCAAGGGTTGCGGACCTGAAGGTGTTCTTCGAGCTGTAGGCATTGTCGGTGCTGTCATCATGCCTCATAATCTCTTTCTCCACTCAGCTCTAGTCAAG tcgcGCAAAGTTGATCGCAAAGACAAACATTCAGTCCAGCAAGCGAACAAGTATTTCTTCATCGAGTCGTGCATAGCTTTGTTCATTTCGTTCATTATTAACATTTTCGTCGTCTGCGTTTTTGCCTACGGACTTTTCGGGAAAACCAATCAAGATGTG CAAGATTTGTGTGCGAACAGCACCTCGTCGTCCTCAGAACAAGAAATCGAGGAATTCTTTCCG GCCAACAATGAAACTGTTGATGCCGACATTTACCGCGCTGGACTGTTCTTGGGCTGCAAGTACGGGGATGCAGCCAGATACATTTGGGCTGTCGGAATCTTGGCCGCTGGTCAGTCGTCCACAATGACCGGAACTTACAGTGGCCAGTTTGTTATGGAG GGTTTCTTAAATTTGCACTGGGCACGCTGGAAGCGAGTTTTGCTTACTCGTACCATTGCCATTTCTCCTACTCTTTTCTTGGCCATCTTCGCCGATATTCAACAGCTTACTAGTTTGAATGACTACCTCAACGCTGTTATGAGTTTGCAGCTGCCATTCGCCTTGATTCCTACGTTGACGTTCACCA GTTCGCCGAAAATTATGGGCGACTTTGTGAACGGGCT GTTCAATAAAATTCTCCTCGCCGTTTTGGCGGTGATCGTCGTAGGCATCAATCTCTTTTTCGTGGTCGTAACCATTAACGAAAGCCTACCTCACCACTGGGCAATATACACTGCGTTTGGAATTTTCGGCATTCTCTACATGACCCTGGTCGGGTATTTAGTTCTTCATTTAATCGACTCCTTCGGTGGCCGTTGCTGTTCTCGACTACCG GGGATAGCTGGGCTGGTCGACCAAAATCAATATCATCTgacgaaaaacgaaatgacAGAAGCTTCTTCCTT AGCTACAATCCATTCTGTGGGAACTAGATTATCGATTGATAAGAATGGACTGAAACATAACGGCGATGACACTAACAACAGGGACAATGAAAGCCGTTCATGTAGCCTCCGCGGCAGTCATCGCGGCAACCTTAGCGCCAGTGTTCATGCCTAA
- the LOC130702851 gene encoding natural resistance-associated macrophage protein 2-like isoform X1, with translation MESVTISSVNGKRASSSNSSSSTSSESGASKLGVSQTDDHGRNNSAYHNDEDDIPPNQTYYADELIDVPDLGKKSFSFRTLWAFTGPGFLMSIAYLDPGNIESDLQSGVVAGYKLLWVLMTATIMGLLVQRLAIRLGMVTGLHLAEMCYKQYPKVPRLILWVMAEIAIIGSDIQEVIGTSLAIYILSDQAIPIWGGVLITVFDTFTFLLLDKYGLRKLELFFGFLITVMAITFGYEYVHDPPPQIEVIKGLFIPGCKGCGPEGVLRAVGIVGAVIMPHNLFLHSALVKSRKVDRKDKHSVQQANKYFFIESCIALFISFIINIFVVCVFAYGLFGKTNQDVQDLCANSTSSSSEQEIEEFFPANNETVDADIYRAGLFLGCKYGDAARYIWAVGILAAGQSSTMTGTYSGQFVMEGFLNLHWARWKRVLLTRTIAISPTLFLAIFADIQQLTSLNDYLNAVMSLQLPFALIPTLTFTSSPKIMGDFVNGLFNKILLAVLAVIVVGINLFFVVVTINESLPHHWAIYTAFGIFGILYMTLVGYLVLHLIDSFGGRCCSRLPGIAGLVDQNQYHLTKNEMTEASSLATIHSVGTRLSIDKNGLKHNGDDTNNRDNESRSCSLRGSHRGNLSASVHA, from the exons ATGGAGTCTGTTACAATTTCGTCGGTCAATGGTAAGCGCGCCAGCTCGTCTAACAGTAGCAGTTCCACTTCGAGTGAATCGGGTGCGTCAAAACTGGGTGTGAGCCAAACGGATGACCATGGCAGAAATAATTCTGCGTACCATAACGACGAGGACGACATTCCCCCAAACCAGACCTATTATGCAGATGAACTGATCGACGTACCCGATTTGGGAAAA AAATCGTTTAGCTTCCGCACTCTTTGGGCTTTCACCGGGCCGGGCTTTCTGATGAGTATTGCTTATTTAGATCCAGGCAACATTGAATCTGATTTACAATCGGGAGTCGTGGCTGGCTACAAG TTACTGTGGGTGCTGATGACGGCAACGATCATGGGACTGTTGGTTCAACGTTTGGCTATCCGATTGGGGATGGTTACGGGCCTGCATTTGGCAGAGATGTGCTACAAACAATATCCGAAAGTGCCCCGCCTCATATTGTGGGTTATGGCCGAGATTGCGATTATTGGATCTGACATTCAGGAAGTCATCGGGACGTCACTGGCCATCTACATTCTCTCCGATCAAGC AATTCCCATTTGGGGAGGTGTCCTTATCACAGTCTTCGACACGTTTACGTTCTTGCTCCTGGACAAATATGGTTTACGCAAGTTGGAGCTTTTCTTCGGCTTCCTCATTACCGTCATGGCCATCACGTTTGGATATGAA TACGTTCATGATCCGCCGCCACAAATCGAAGTTATCAAAGGTCTCTTCATCCCGGGTTGCAAGGGTTGCGGACCTGAAGGTGTTCTTCGAGCTGTAGGCATTGTCGGTGCTGTCATCATGCCTCATAATCTCTTTCTCCACTCAGCTCTAGTCAAG tcgcGCAAAGTTGATCGCAAAGACAAACATTCAGTCCAGCAAGCGAACAAGTATTTCTTCATCGAGTCGTGCATAGCTTTGTTCATTTCGTTCATTATTAACATTTTCGTCGTCTGCGTTTTTGCCTACGGACTTTTCGGGAAAACCAATCAAGATGTG CAAGATTTGTGTGCGAACAGCACCTCGTCGTCCTCAGAACAAGAAATCGAGGAATTCTTTCCG GCCAACAATGAAACTGTTGATGCCGACATTTACCGCGCTGGACTGTTCTTGGGCTGCAAGTACGGGGATGCAGCCAGATACATTTGGGCTGTCGGAATCTTGGCCGCTGGTCAGTCGTCCACAATGACCGGAACTTACAGTGGCCAGTTTGTTATGGAG GGTTTCTTAAATTTGCACTGGGCACGCTGGAAGCGAGTTTTGCTTACTCGTACCATTGCCATTTCTCCTACTCTTTTCTTGGCCATCTTCGCCGATATTCAACAGCTTACTAGTTTGAATGACTACCTCAACGCTGTTATGAGTTTGCAGCTGCCATTCGCCTTGATTCCTACGTTGACGTTCACCA GTTCGCCGAAAATTATGGGCGACTTTGTGAACGGGCT GTTCAATAAAATTCTCCTCGCCGTTTTGGCGGTGATCGTCGTAGGCATCAATCTCTTTTTCGTGGTCGTAACCATTAACGAAAGCCTACCTCACCACTGGGCAATATACACTGCGTTTGGAATTTTCGGCATTCTCTACATGACCCTGGTCGGGTATTTAGTTCTTCATTTAATCGACTCCTTCGGTGGCCGTTGCTGTTCTCGACTACCG GGGATAGCTGGGCTGGTCGACCAAAATCAATATCATCTgacgaaaaacgaaatgacAGAAGCTTCTTCCTT AGCTACAATCCATTCTGTGGGAACTAGATTATCGATTGATAAGAATGGACTGAAACATAACGGCGATGACACTAACAACAGGGACAATGAAAGCCGTTCATGTAGCCTCCGCGGCAGTCATCGCGGCAACCTTAGCGCCAGTGTTCATGCCTAA
- the LOC130702857 gene encoding annexin B9-like — MTTVIQYPQQVGDPGVLTPPVGLQPAPGGIYPSIAPFAPSAVGYQPQQQPMEPNIPTVHPASPFDARADADALHKAMKGLGTDEKALITILCHRTSSQRAEINRAYKSGYGKDLESKLKSELSGAFEKVMIALCLPLADYMAREMYIAISGLGTNEGTLVEILCSGTNQEIRDINAAYVRLYGHPMEKDIKGDTSGTFKMLLVSLAQGLRDENQVVDVAQAKADAQRLFQAGAAKLGTDESAFNSILATRSWAHLRQVMTEYQAMHGHSLEKAVISEFSANAEKGLLGILQCAANRPGYFAQRLHNAIVGMGTKDQNLIRIIVSRCDVDLGNIKREYEKLFKRSLHADVSGDTSGDYKKALLALLG, encoded by the exons ATGACT ACGGTTATCCAGTATCCGCAACAAGTGGGTGACCCGGGCGTTCTTACTCCCCCAGTCGGTCTGCAACCTGCTCCAGGTGGGATATATCCATCAATTGCGCCATTCGCTCCTTCAGCAGTTGGGTATcagccacaacaacaaccaatGGAACCA AATATTCCTACCGTGCATCCGGCTTCGCCGTTTGATGCTCGAGCCGATGCGGATGCTCTTCATAAGGCCATGAAAGGATTAGGCACTGATGAAAAGGCGCTCATCACCATACTGTGCCATAGAACTAGCAGTCAACGTGCTGAAATCAATAGAGCCTACAAATCAGGCTACGGAAAG GATTTAGAGTCGAAATTGAAAAGCGAATTGAGTGGCGCGTTTGAGAAAGTAATGATTGCACTTTGTCTCCCATTGGCCGACTATATGGCTCGTGAAATGTACATAGCCATTAGTGGATTGGGTACTAATGAAGGGACGCTCGTTGAAATACTTTGCAGCGGGACTAATCAAGAGATCCGTGACATAAACGCAGCCTACGTAAGAT TGTACGGTCATCCTATGGAAAAGGACATCAAAGGCGACACCTCTGGCACCTTCAAAATGCTTCTCGTGTCGTTGGCACAG GGTCTAAGAGATGAGAACCAAGTGGTTGACGTAGCACAAGCCAAGGCGGATGCCCAACGTTTGTTCCAAGCCG GAGCGGCCAAATTGGGTACCGACGAAAGTgcttttaattcaattttagCGACTCGCAGTTGGGCTCACTTGCGCCAAGTAATGACTGAGTATCAAGCTATGCACGGCCACAGTTTGGAAAAGGCTGTAATTAGCGAGTTCTCAGCTAACGCGGAGAAGGGCCTTTTAGGAATAT TGCAGTGTGCCGCAAATCGGCCGGGGTATTTTGCCCAGCGCCTGCATAACGCCATCGTAGGAATGGGCACAAAAGA CCAAAATCTTATCCGCATTATTGTGAGTCGTTGCGACGTCGATCTAGGCAACATCAAACGAGAATacgaaaaattattcaaaagaagTCTCCATGCAGACGTTTCG ggCGATACATCAGGGGATTATAAAAAGGCTCTTCTAGCTCTTCTTGGCTGA
- the LOC130702852 gene encoding E3 ubiquitin-protein ligase RNF14-like has protein sequence MEDHEAQNDEILALKSIFDETQIHVNSSSHPIVGCIYVKPEVPSTFEIQAKKNGQLLKFRVQHLSPIELHFNYPVNYPSEKPPNFTLVCKWLRRDQLSKLCQQLDKKWEDDVKGQAVLFEWIQILQYEALKWLEIDSYVDLSWVYMTGQNSRLSYGPSDYQQLPTAIAGSRSVGKLDSRAVCDNQYEGDLLDVLREYERIAEQLVFDKASHTCKVCFDHRLGANCIQFPSCGHVYCKECMSSYFEVKITEGTVNGLICPEDKCTSQPSPGQIKELISPDAFERYDSLLLQSTIASMINIAYCPRPQCQYPVSYDPESNLVSCPYCNFHFCLMCKATYHGVAPCKMSSTEKMKLFETYTNGDDSTKVDMEKRYGKKQLISMINDIQAETWIGQNSKPCPHCNAPIEKKDGCNKMSCPRCSSYFCWLCLTQLDPKCPYLHFSNASARCNLFEGLVQDDREDAVEVDWININGDSDDDFSEDDGFINML, from the exons ATGGAAGACCATGAAGCCCAGAATGATGAAATCCTTGCATTGAAAAGTATTTTTGATGAGACCCAAATCCATGTGAACAGCTCCAGTCATCCAATTGTTGGTTGCATTTATGTGAAGCCAGAAGTTCCCtcaacatttgaaattcaagcaaagaaaaatggacagCTGCTCAAATTCCGTGTTCAACATCTTTCTCCAATTGAATTACATTTTAATTACCCAGTAAACTATCCATCAGAAAAGCCACCTAACTTTACGTTGGTTTGTAAGTGGCTGAGACGAGACCAG CTTTCAAAGCTATGCCAACAGCTTGACAAGAAGTGGGAGGATGATGTGAAAGGTCAGGCTGTGCTGTTTGAATGGATACAAATACTGCAGTATGAAGCCTTAAAATGGCTCGAAATTGACAGCTACGTAGACCTATCATGGGTTTATATGACAGGACAAAATTCTAGACTGTCATATGGTCCATCAGATTATCAACAGTTGCCAACTGCAATTGCTGGGTCAAGATCAGTTGGGAAATTGGATTCCAGAGCTGTTTGTGATAACCAGTATGAAGGAGACCTCTTAGATGTGTTGCGTGAATATGAAAGGATAGCGGAACAATTGGTGTTTGATAAGGCTAGTCACACATGCAAAGTTTGCTTTGACCATAGGTTGGGTGCAAATTGCATACAGTTTCCGAGCTGTGGACATGTATATTGTAAAGAATGCATGAGTAGCTATTTTGAAGTCAAAATCACCGAAGGAACAGTAAACGGATTAATTTGTCCCGAAGACAAGTGCACATCACAGCCTTCCCCTGGTCAA ATCAAAGAATTGATTAGTCCTGATGCCTTCGAACGATACGATTCTTTGCTTTTGCAATCTACCATAGCATCGATGATCAACATTGCGTACTGCCCGCGACCACAGT GTCAATATCCCGTGTCTTACGATCCGGAGAGCAATCTAGTTTCTTGTCCATACTGCAACTTCCATTTTTGCCTTATGTGCAAGGCAACCTACCATGGAGTTGCTCCATGCAAAATGAGTTCAA CGGAAAAAATGAAGCTCTTTGAAACATATACTAATGGAGATGATTCAACGAAAGTTGACATGGAAAAACGATATGGGAAAAAACAGCTAATATCCATGATAAACGATATTCAGGCTGAGACCTGGATTGGGCAGAACAGCAAACCGTGTCCACATTGCAACGCGCCTATTGAG aaAAAAGATGGGTGCAACAAAATGTCGTGCCCTCGCTGCAGCAGTTATTTTTGTTGGCTATGCCTTACTCAGCTCGATCCCAAATGCCCGTATTTGCACTTCTCAAATGCAAGTGCTAGATGCAATTTATTCGAGGGCTTAGTTCAAGATGATCGCGAAGATGCCGTTGAAGTTGATTGGATAAATATTAATGGTGATAGTGATGATGATTTCAGCGAAGACGATGGTTTCATTAATATGCTGTAA
- the LOC130702854 gene encoding annexin B9-like, with amino-acid sequence MSYPNYPNYPSYPASAGGYPAVQPQQPYPGYPPQPGIYPGYPTDQTSAYPASQPGYPSYPPANNQYPPAGGLPYPVQPQQPYYPAPAPAYPQYSASAPQQVGHPPVGLQPAPGGIYPSIAPFAPSAVGYQPQQQRMEPNIPTVHPASPFDARADADALHKAMKGLGTDEKALITILCHRTSSQRAEINRAYKSGYGKDLESKLKSELSGAFEKVMIALCLPLADYMAREMYIAISGLGTNEGTLVEILCSGTNQEIRDINAAYVRLYGHPMEKDIKGDTSGTFKMLLVSLAQGLRDENQVVDVAQAKADAQRLFQAGAAKLGTDESAFNSILATRSWAHLRQVMTEYQAMHGHSLEKAVISEFSANAEKGLLGILQCAANRPGYFAQRLHNAIVGMGTKDQNLIRIIVSRCDVDLGNIKREYEKLFKRSLHADVSGDTSGDYKKALLALLG; translated from the exons ATGAGCTATCCTAATTATCCAAACTATCCTAGTTATCCTGCTTCCGCAGGCGGTTATCCAGCAGTACAACCGCAGCAGCCGTATCCTGGTTATCCTCCTCAG CCCGGCATTTATCCAGGATACCCGACTGACCAAACATCAGCGTATCCTGCTAGTCAGCCTGGTTATCCAAGCTACCCGCCCGCAAATAATCAATATCCACCAGCTGGCGGTCTCCCATATCCCGTGCAACCACAACAACCGTACTATCCCGCACCAGCTCCTGCCTACCCGCAGTATAGCGCGAGTGCTCCGCAACAAGTGGGTCACCCCCCAGTCGGTCTGCAACCTGCTCCAGGTGGGATATATCCATCAATTGCGCCATTCGCTCCTTCAGCAGTTGGGTATcagccacaacaacaacgaatGGAACCA AATATTCCTACCGTGCATCCGGCTTCGCCGTTTGATGCTCGAGCCGATGCGGATGCTCTTCATAAGGCCATGAAAGGATTAGGCACTGATGAAAAGGCGCTCATCACCATACTGTGCCATAGAACTAGCAGTCAACGTGCTGAAATCAATAGAGCCTACAAATCAGGCTACGGAAAG GATTTAGAGTCGAAATTGAAAAGCGAATTGAGTGGCGCGTTTGAGAAAGTAATGATTGCACTTTGTCTCCCATTGGCCGACTATATGGCTCGTGAAATGTACATAGCCATTAGTGGATTGGGTACTAATGAAGGGACGCTCGTTGAAATACTTTGCAGCGGGACTAATCAAGAGATCCGTGACATAAACGCAGCCTACGTAAGAT TGTACGGTCATCCTATGGAAAAGGACATCAAAGGCGACACCTCTGGCACCTTCAAAATGCTTCTCGTGTCGTTGGCACAG GGTCTAAGAGATGAGAACCAAGTGGTTGACGTAGCACAAGCCAAGGCGGATGCCCAACGTTTGTTCCAAGCCG GAGCGGCCAAATTGGGTACCGACGAAAGTgcttttaattcaattttagCGACTCGCAGTTGGGCTCACTTGCGCCAAGTAATGACTGAGTATCAAGCTATGCACGGCCACAGTTTGGAAAAGGCTGTAATTAGCGAGTTCTCAGCTAACGCGGAGAAGGGCCTTTTAGGAATAT TGCAGTGTGCCGCAAATCGGCCGGGGTATTTTGCCCAGCGCCTGCATAACGCCATCGTAGGAATGGGCACAAAAGA CCAAAATCTTATCCGCATTATTGTGAGTCGTTGCGACGTCGATCTAGGCAACATCAAACGAGAATacgaaaaattattcaaaagaagTCTCCATGCAGACGTTTCG ggCGATACATCAGGTGATTATAAAAAGGCTCTTCTAGCTCTTCTTGGCTGA